One Candidatus Symbiobacter mobilis CR genomic window, GGGCATCTGCACGTCCAGCAGTACGAGTGCGTACCGATGTTTGAGCATGCTCGCAAGCGCTTCATTGCCAGAACGGGCCTGGTGCAGTGTGGCATCGACGTCGGACAGCAGCGCTTCCAGTGCGATCAGGTTTTCTTCACGGTCATCGACCATCAGCACATGGGGGTCGTCGTTGCAGGACGCGGAATGGGTCATGGGTGCGTAGAGAAGGGGAGAAGACCGGCGACATCCTGCGGTCGCGTAGAGCCGGGAACTGTATCGTGAATGACTATGCCTCCGGTAGGTTGGGGGTGCGATGCAAAGTGGTGTTCCAAGACCCTCACCACCACTACTACTAGTACAGCAACACGTAAGTTATGAAACATAATGATGTCCGAGCTTGCGAGCTGCATCTTGTCGAGTGAAATTCCACTCGATGGTGCGTTGCTGTGCGTTTCGCGCTTGTTGCCAGGCATCGACTTCGGTTTGCAAGGCATTGCGATTGGGGATGCGTCGATCCAAACACTGGCGAGCGAGGATGCCAATTTTCCGGCCTTGGGATCAACAGCCACAAACAGGTTGGTCGTGCCATTTCGCACGTATTCGTAATCCTGCTTGACTGGACTTTTCGGTGCCATGGGCAAGCGCTTGCGGCTGTCAGCGATGAGTTGCAGGCTCTTCTCATCAATACAGATCACCGGCTGGGCAACAGACATCGGTCGTGCGTACAAGTCAAGCAGTGCGTACATGCGTTGTCGGTACTCTTCGCTCAAGACACCGATACACCACATCAACCGGCACCAGGGTTTGATGTCGTTTTTTTTAGCATGCGCCGCACCGTTTCTCTGCTGACACCTTGCAGGCCAGGTTCCTGGCGGGCGACTCGCTCCAATTCGAGCATGGTCCAGCGCTGCCGACCCGCCGGAGGTGTCGAACACGCCAGCGCTGTGACCCGCGCTTGTGCATCCGTATCGTACTGGCGCGGGCGACCACAGCGCTCGAGATCGAAAAGCGCCAGATCCACACCGCCTTGCAGGTACGCCGCTCGAGTACGCCACACGGCGGTGCGTCCAACTCCCAGCACATCCAGAATCTGCGATTCTGGGATGCCTCGGTCCAGGCACGACAGAATGTGTGCTCGGTTGACCTCTCGCGACCGATGCACTCCCTTGGCTCGAATTCCATCGACGATTGAACGAGCTTCCTCGCTCAAGTGCAACTCTGTCTGGCGCATGACAACTCCCATGGATGCCGTTGGCGATATGGGAATTTTAATTATGTTTCGTTATTTATGTGTTGATGTACTAGGGGCCCGTTCCGCCCAAAACTACAGTCCCATTGCGGAACCTCGGATGATGACCTTGCAATCCCTTGATGACCTCGCTCTGCTACGCGAATCTGTGTCCCTCGAATGCAAGCTGGCCCAAGGCCGTGATGGCCAAAGCGCATTGCCGGAAGACTTCTGGCCCACCTACAGCGCCATGGCCAACACGATGGGCGGCGTGAGTGATTGCCGCAACCGCACCATGCAGCAAATGTTTCTGATGATTGGCTTGGGGGAACGGGCCGGGTCGGGCATGTCGCGCATCCTCCATGGCTGGAAAGACCTGGGACATGACATGCGATTGCTGGAGCGTTACGAGCCTCACGAGCACACGGTGCTGAAGATGACTTGGGTGTCGACTTCCCCCGAACCTGACGGGGTAAATGGCAGGGTAAATGACGGTCTGGACACGGTGGATCAACAAATACTGACGCTGATTCGCCAAAACCCGGCCATCACACTGCCCGAGCTGGCTCGCAGCATGGGCAAATCGTTGCGCACCATAGAACGTCGGGTAGGTAAGCTCAAAAAACACGCATTGCGCCGCATCGGATCAGACAAGACGGGGCATTGGGAAGTACTGCCATGAGGATCGAACAACAACTTGAAGACCGTTGCATCGGCTGGTTCTAGCAAACCGGCTGGTAGATGCCATCGTCGCCGCCAGTGCATTGCACGCGACTTGCAGGCTCTTGAACAGTCTTCTTGCAGGGACTCTATCCATGGGAACCTTATCTATCGAGATGAATTTTTTACACTACCCTTTATCCATTCTTGTCAGAATAATGCGAGCGCTGGAGTAGATATATGTACATTGACAAAATCACATTGAAAAATATCCGGGGCTTTGAGCATTTGGAGTTCGATCTTTGTCGCGGAGATTCCCAATATGCAGGATGGACTGTTTTTACCGGCGACAACGGCGCCGGGAAAAGCACACTCCTCAAAGCCATTGCGGTCGCACTCACTGGCCGTGATGTTGCTCGCTCGTTACAACCCAGCTTTCATCGATGGATACGGGAAGGTGCTGAAAACCAGGAATCAAAGATCGAATTGATGATCCTGCCCGAGATCAAAGCGGACGAATTCTCCGAGAAAAGGAAAACTGCATACAAAAAATTTCCGGCCACAGTTGTACTGCAATCCACCGGAAAAGATACATCCATTGAATTATCAAGTGACCTGGGACGCAAGGCTTCGCTCGCGCAGAGAGGGCTTTGGTCGGCGAATTCACGCGGTTGGTTTTCTTGCGGTTATGGGCCTTTCCGTCGGGTATTTGGCGCGTCACCAGAAGCCACGCGCTTGATGGTTAGCCCGACAACGGAGCGCTTTGTCACCATGTTCCAGGAAGCCGCATCACTTTTTGAAGTGGATCAGTGGTTACGCAACCTGAGCCACAAAAAGCTGGAAGGAAAAGTCGCGGAAAGTGAGCACTTGACCTTGCTGCTGGAAATACTCCGCGACGATCTGATGCCCAACCAGATCACCGTTGACCGGGTAGATTCGGATGGACTTTGGCTCAAGGATCGCAACGGGCTGCAACTGGCTTGGAGCGACATGAGCGACGGCTATCGCGCCGCCCTTGCTCTGCTCTCCGACATCCTTCGCCACCTCATCAACGCCTATGGTCTCGACGGTCTCGCCCAGCGGGGCGAAGATGGCAAGCTTCGAATCGTTCGCAGCGGAGTGGTCATGATCGATGAAATCGATGCCCATTTGCATCCTGAGTGGCAACGCGAAATTGGCTTCTGGCTCAAGGAGCATTTCCCGAACATTCAGTTTCTTGTCACGACCCACAGCCCCATCATCTGCCAAGCAGCCGACGAGAATGGTTTGTTCGTCTTGCCCGAACCCGGAAGCATGGCTACGCCGTGCGCACTGAGCACTGACGAGTACAAAAAAGTCATTGCATCGCGACCGGACACCATTTTGCTCACTGCCGCTTTTGGCATGCAAAACACCCGATCACCACGCGCTGTGGCGGGCCGGGCGGAGTACGCCAAACTCATGGCAAAGCAACGGGCTGGCGGCAAGCTGACCAAGGAAGAGCAAGGCAAAGTCCATCAGCTTCAATTGTTTGCAGCGACCGGCGAGGAGATATGAGCCATGCGGCGACTCCAACGTGCGGACTTGCCCAAGCCGATATGGACCTATCTCGAAAAGCGGCAATCGTCGGCCAACCAAAAGTACAGCCTGGGAACGCTGGACATCGAGAAAGAATGGAAATCAGCACGCCAGACCCAATGTCTGAAAGCAGTCCTCGCTACTTTGCAGCAAATGATGGGTACACGGGAAAGATGCATGTATTGCGTTGATTCGCACGGATCGGATATTGAACATTTCCGCCCCAAGATGCCTTATCCGCAACATGCTTTCCAGTGGCCTAACCTGCTGCTTTGTTGCACCGAGTGCGGCCGACTCACAGGGAGTCAATTTCCGATGCATCAGGGGCAGCCTCTGTTGATCGACCCTTGCGCCGAAGACCCGTGGCAGTATCTGGACTTTGACCCGGATACCGGCAATCTGACCGCTCGCTTTGACCCACAACAAAACGAATGGTCGACCAAAGGCAGCAAGACGGTCGAGGTGCTGATGCTCGATCAGCGGGAGGCTGTGGCGGCCGGGTATCAGACCAGTTTCCAGCGCTTGTCCGCCATTGTTCGGGCAGCCTTGGCAAACGGCGTTAGCGACGCACCAGCTCTCTTTGATGAATTGACTCAGGCCGATGATCATGGCCTTCTTGGCTGGTGCTTTGGTACGACAGGTCAAACCATTGCGCCATTTTCCGACCTCTTTCAGAGACACCTGGAAGCATGGAACTTCTGTCGGCAATCACTCTAGTGCGCGTATGAGCAGCAAACAAAAACTCGAACTGACCTGGATCGGGAAAGAAAAGCGCCCCAAGCTGGAGCCGCGCATCCTGCTCGAAGACCCGGACAAGTCCTATCACGCCCCATTCCGTCACTGCCCTCGCGCCCTGGAAAAGGAGCCAAGAGTCATGGGGGTTTGCCCCCCTCGCCCGCTTGCGGGAGAGGGGCCGGGGGTGAGGGAAGATATTTTTGACAACCGCCTGATCTTTGGCGACAACCTGCTGGCGCTCAAAGCGCTGGAGGCGGAGTTCTCGGGCAAGGTGAAGTGTGTGTTTATTGACCCACCCTATAACACCGGCAGCGCGTTTACCCATTACGACGATGGGTTGGAGCATTCCATCTGGTTGGGATTGATGCGGGATCGGCTGGAGATTATTCGTCGGCTGATGGCCGAAGATGGATCACTGTGGATCACGATTGATGACAATGAAGCGCATTATTTGAAAGTAATGTGTGATGAGGTGTTTGGGCGAGCAAATTTCGTTGCAAATGTGCTTTGGCAAAAGCGCACTTCGCCAGAGGCTAGGTTACAGCTCGGCGCAGCACACGACCATATTCTTGTCTACGGGCCATCCATTCAAAAGCTGCAATTCAACAAGCTGGCACTAACTGAAAACCAAGCAAAAAACTTCAAAAACCCTGATAACGATCCCAAAGGCCCATGGGCTTCGGCAGACTTCACCGCACAAGGCTGGCGTCCCAATCAGATGTACAAATTGATATCGCCAACTGGGGTTGAGTTCGAACCACCTCCTGGCCGCTGCTGGTCGAACATCGAGCCAGAGTTCAAGAAATTGCTTGCAGCAGGTCGAATGTGGTTTGGCAAAGATGGTGCAGCACGACCGAGGGTCAAAAACTATCTATGTGATGCAGAGGGTGTAAGTGCATGGACTTGGTGGTCGAACTCCGAAGTCGGCCACAACCAAGAAGCCAAGAAGGAAGTCATTCACTTGTTTGGTGCTGAAGATACTTTTAGTACTCCAAAGCCTGAAAGGCTCCTAAAGCGGATTCTGGAAATTTCCACCAACCCCAACGACCTTGTCCTTGACTCCTTCGCCGGCTCCGGCACCACCGGCGCTGTCGCCCACAAAATGGGGCGCCGCTGGATCATGGTCGAGCTGGGCGAACATTGCCATACCCACATCATCCCGCGCCTCAAAAAAGTCATCGACGGTGCAGACAAAGGCGGCATTACCGAAAGCGTGAACTGGCAGGGCGGCGGTGGCTTTCGCTATTACAAACTTGCGCCCACGCTCATCGTCAATGACCGTTGGGGCAACCCGGTCATCAACCCGGAATACAACGCGGCAATGCTGGCCGAGGCGCTGGCCAAGCTGGAAGGTTTTACCTATGCTCCGTCGGAAACCCGCTGGTGGCAGCACGGCCATTCCAGCGAGCGCGACTTTCTGTTCGTCACCACGCAAAACCTGTCTGCCGACCAGTTGCAGGCGCTTTCTGACGAGGTTGCCCTCTCACCCGGCTCCTCCCACGCCTACGGGGGAGGAGGGAATACGCTGCTGGTGTGCTGCGCTGCCTTTCGGGGCGTGACGGCGGAACAAGCCTCACAACGCTGGCCCAACCTGACGCTGAAGAAGATTCCCAAGATGGTGCTGGCCCGTTGCGAGTGGGGGCATGACGACTACAGCCTGAATGTGGCCAACCTGCCGATGGCGGCTCCTGAACCGGAAACTCCCCTCTTACCGGCACACTCCCGAGATGCGAGAGGAAGGAATGCAAGCAAGGTCGCAGGCACGTCTGATCTGTTT contains:
- a CDS encoding helix-turn-helix domain-containing protein yields the protein MRQTELHLSEEARSIVDGIRAKGVHRSREVNRAHILSCLDRGIPESQILDVLGVGRTAVWRTRAAYLQGGVDLALFDLERCGRPRQYDTDAQARVTALACSTPPAGRQRWTMLELERVARQEPGLQGVSRETVRRMLKKTTSNPGAG
- a CDS encoding site-specific DNA-methyltransferase, encoding MSSKQKLELTWIGKEKRPKLEPRILLEDPDKSYHAPFRHCPRALEKEPRVMGVCPPRPLAGEGPGVREDIFDNRLIFGDNLLALKALEAEFSGKVKCVFIDPPYNTGSAFTHYDDGLEHSIWLGLMRDRLEIIRRLMAEDGSLWITIDDNEAHYLKVMCDEVFGRANFVANVLWQKRTSPEARLQLGAAHDHILVYGPSIQKLQFNKLALTENQAKNFKNPDNDPKGPWASADFTAQGWRPNQMYKLISPTGVEFEPPPGRCWSNIEPEFKKLLAAGRMWFGKDGAARPRVKNYLCDAEGVSAWTWWSNSEVGHNQEAKKEVIHLFGAEDTFSTPKPERLLKRILEISTNPNDLVLDSFAGSGTTGAVAHKMGRRWIMVELGEHCHTHIIPRLKKVIDGADKGGITESVNWQGGGGFRYYKLAPTLIVNDRWGNPVINPEYNAAMLAEALAKLEGFTYAPSETRWWQHGHSSERDFLFVTTQNLSADQLQALSDEVALSPGSSHAYGGGGNTLLVCCAAFRGVTAEQASQRWPNLTLKKIPKMVLARCEWGHDDYSLNVANLPMAAPEPETPLLPAHSRDARGRNASKVAGTSDLFGDAGEDA
- a CDS encoding AAA family ATPase, which produces MYIDKITLKNIRGFEHLEFDLCRGDSQYAGWTVFTGDNGAGKSTLLKAIAVALTGRDVARSLQPSFHRWIREGAENQESKIELMILPEIKADEFSEKRKTAYKKFPATVVLQSTGKDTSIELSSDLGRKASLAQRGLWSANSRGWFSCGYGPFRRVFGASPEATRLMVSPTTERFVTMFQEAASLFEVDQWLRNLSHKKLEGKVAESEHLTLLLEILRDDLMPNQITVDRVDSDGLWLKDRNGLQLAWSDMSDGYRAALALLSDILRHLINAYGLDGLAQRGEDGKLRIVRSGVVMIDEIDAHLHPEWQREIGFWLKEHFPNIQFLVTTHSPIICQAADENGLFVLPEPGSMATPCALSTDEYKKVIASRPDTILLTAAFGMQNTRSPRAVAGRAEYAKLMAKQRAGGKLTKEEQGKVHQLQLFAATGEEI
- a CDS encoding retron system putative HNH endonuclease, with translation MRRLQRADLPKPIWTYLEKRQSSANQKYSLGTLDIEKEWKSARQTQCLKAVLATLQQMMGTRERCMYCVDSHGSDIEHFRPKMPYPQHAFQWPNLLLCCTECGRLTGSQFPMHQGQPLLIDPCAEDPWQYLDFDPDTGNLTARFDPQQNEWSTKGSKTVEVLMLDQREAVAAGYQTSFQRLSAIVRAALANGVSDAPALFDELTQADDHGLLGWCFGTTGQTIAPFSDLFQRHLEAWNFCRQSL
- a CDS encoding winged helix-turn-helix transcriptional regulator, whose product is MMTLQSLDDLALLRESVSLECKLAQGRDGQSALPEDFWPTYSAMANTMGGVSDCRNRTMQQMFLMIGLGERAGSGMSRILHGWKDLGHDMRLLERYEPHEHTVLKMTWVSTSPEPDGVNGRVNDGLDTVDQQILTLIRQNPAITLPELARSMGKSLRTIERRVGKLKKHALRRIGSDKTGHWEVLP